In Paenibacillus algicola, a genomic segment contains:
- a CDS encoding cache domain-containing sensor histidine kinase: MKIIVPLTIRRKLLSMILFFICVPFLILGKLWYDQSMRLMEQNAVNTGMQAVRQISGGLDSYMEGLENLTLPFLTHHLTQKFIKLTPLDEYYRFSVTRQIQEDLFPALNAGRKDIHNTIMTNTHQISASNLGAAYSLERSQAYLQLSPAHGRFGIEGISRVHGVPVISVYRLIASTLNFQPAGVLMLDLNLSEITRIVSNFKYEEDDASAPVSIVDTSHRYVYHPDQQQWGEPIPATLSQRLDGSYEGYFFEEIRGVQTLTVYYRSTATGWTTLSYYPIREMTALLIQQRNISVIVGLSLIGLALLLVGGYSMTLTRALLRLKNHMNRAENGDLTSRADDRRNDELGSLNRSFNKMLTRIQQQNEVIYMKQLQEKELQIQQKDSRLLAMQSQINPHFLYNSLEIINSYAILEGNTSISKMTASLARLFRYNSQDGTAVVSLEEELQHITTYLSIQKERYSELKTVLEAEPNDLMQVKVPRFTLQPLVENAFKHGYDKPMLPPSYLAITGRVVENHYCVHITDHGHGMSPEKMDSLNQQFEKASSSDSSRLAHASIGLWNVHSRIVLHFGSPYGLRFIQSSKEGTTVELRLPMNKQLYYVPEGC; the protein is encoded by the coding sequence GCCGTCAATACCGGGATGCAGGCTGTGCGTCAAATCAGCGGTGGTCTAGACTCATATATGGAAGGCCTTGAAAACCTGACTCTGCCTTTTCTTACCCACCACCTAACTCAGAAATTTATAAAGCTTACTCCCTTGGACGAATATTACCGCTTCAGCGTGACCCGGCAGATTCAAGAGGATCTCTTCCCTGCTTTAAATGCCGGACGCAAGGATATACATAATACAATCATGACAAACACTCATCAGATTTCGGCAAGTAATCTGGGTGCAGCCTACTCGTTGGAGCGCTCGCAAGCCTACCTCCAGCTATCTCCAGCCCATGGCCGTTTCGGTATTGAAGGCATTAGCCGGGTTCATGGAGTCCCGGTCATCTCGGTATATCGACTGATTGCCAGTACTCTTAATTTTCAACCTGCGGGAGTTCTGATGCTCGATCTAAATCTGTCCGAGATTACCCGGATCGTCAGCAATTTCAAGTACGAAGAGGATGACGCTTCAGCACCGGTATCAATTGTGGATACCTCACATCGTTATGTTTACCATCCTGATCAGCAGCAGTGGGGGGAGCCGATTCCAGCTACACTTTCGCAGCGACTTGATGGCAGTTACGAAGGATATTTTTTTGAAGAGATTCGGGGAGTTCAGACGCTTACGGTGTATTACCGCTCGACCGCAACCGGCTGGACGACACTTTCCTACTATCCAATTCGAGAAATGACCGCACTTCTGATTCAGCAGCGTAACATTTCCGTCATCGTCGGGCTCTCTTTAATTGGGCTCGCCCTGCTTCTTGTGGGAGGATATTCTATGACCTTGACCCGGGCGCTCCTGCGCCTGAAGAATCATATGAACCGGGCGGAGAACGGTGACCTTACCTCCCGCGCAGATGATCGGCGCAATGACGAGCTCGGCAGCCTCAATCGCAGCTTTAATAAAATGCTCACTCGGATACAACAGCAGAACGAGGTGATCTACATGAAGCAGCTTCAGGAGAAGGAACTGCAAATTCAACAAAAGGACTCCCGGCTGCTCGCGATGCAGTCACAGATTAATCCGCACTTTTTATATAATTCGCTAGAGATCATTAACTCTTATGCGATTCTGGAAGGCAACACCTCCATTAGCAAAATGACAGCTTCACTGGCCCGGTTATTTCGCTATAACAGCCAGGATGGCACGGCCGTCGTATCTTTGGAGGAAGAGCTCCAACATATAACCACATACCTTTCTATTCAAAAGGAGCGCTATTCCGAGCTGAAAACGGTTCTTGAAGCGGAACCCAATGACCTTATGCAGGTCAAGGTTCCCCGATTCACACTGCAGCCTTTAGTCGAAAATGCATTCAAGCATGGATATGACAAGCCTATGCTTCCGCCTAGCTACCTGGCTATTACTGGCCGTGTCGTAGAGAATCACTATTGCGTTCACATTACTGATCATGGGCATGGGATGTCTCCGGAAAAAATGGATTCACTTAATCAACAATTCGAGAAGGCCTCATCATCCGATTCAAGCCGACTCGCTCACGCTTCCATCGGGTTGTGGAATGTGCATTCCCGGATTGTACTTCACTTTGGCTCGCCTTACGGACTGCGCTTCATTCAATCTTCGAAGGAGGGAACCACCGTTGAACTCCGCCTCCCTATGAATAAACAACTATATTACGTTCCGGAGGGATGCTAA
- a CDS encoding response regulator, whose product MYSVIVVDDERMIKLSLTKLVNDHPHFYIVGIASNGREALDLQGQHQAALMITDIRMPVIDGLQLIKALKDNSDPAEIILLTGYAEFEYARQSLQLGAVDYLLKPVEVESLYDALDRTYAKLEARRPAPLSPRPDWVWQCKEHGLRLCDLLWSTDEEGLQEELVRIRALTWAEEAHQPGISPALYSELLHFVKQEISRKSSRKIQDTENDTDLQEGSKHPFMFEQRVMALLEEIRGSRSWSSRHVVDKAVAHLEACYPDESLSLKSVAAKLGVSVSYLSRSFSEEMGVPFIQYLTRYRMERAMKYLQQSHFKTYEISQKVGYADYPHFARTFKKHCGLSASAYRKTYGSLEQE is encoded by the coding sequence ATGTATTCTGTCATTGTGGTAGATGATGAACGTATGATCAAGCTCAGCCTGACCAAGCTGGTGAATGACCATCCTCATTTCTATATTGTCGGCATCGCCAGCAATGGCCGGGAGGCTTTAGATCTGCAGGGGCAGCATCAGGCCGCGCTTATGATTACAGATATCCGCATGCCGGTTATAGATGGACTCCAGCTCATTAAGGCACTGAAGGATAACAGCGATCCGGCAGAAATCATTCTGCTGACGGGCTATGCTGAATTTGAATATGCCAGACAGTCCTTGCAGCTGGGCGCCGTTGATTATTTGCTGAAGCCGGTAGAAGTGGAATCGCTTTATGATGCGCTGGATCGTACATATGCCAAGCTGGAAGCCCGGCGGCCTGCTCCTTTAAGCCCGAGGCCTGATTGGGTGTGGCAGTGCAAAGAGCATGGCTTGCGGCTATGCGATTTATTGTGGAGTACGGATGAAGAGGGACTTCAAGAGGAATTGGTTCGGATTCGTGCCCTGACGTGGGCGGAAGAAGCACATCAGCCCGGAATCTCCCCCGCCCTGTATTCGGAGCTGCTTCATTTCGTGAAGCAGGAAATATCCCGAAAAAGCTCGCGTAAAATCCAGGACACGGAGAATGATACTGACCTTCAGGAAGGATCTAAGCATCCATTCATGTTTGAGCAGCGTGTAATGGCTCTGTTGGAGGAGATTCGCGGCTCCAGAAGCTGGAGCAGCCGCCATGTGGTAGACAAGGCCGTAGCGCATTTGGAAGCCTGTTACCCGGATGAAAGCCTGTCGCTTAAAAGCGTGGCTGCCAAGCTGGGGGTGTCTGTCTCCTATCTGAGCCGGAGCTTCAGTGAAGAAATGGGGGTTCCATTCATTCAATATTTAACCCGATACCGAATGGAGCGCGCCATGAAGTACTTACAGCAGTCTCACTTCAAAACCTATGAAATTTCGCAGAAGGTCGGTTATGCCGATTACCCTCATTTTGCGAGGACGTTCAAGAAGCACTGCGGCCTGTCAGCCAGTGCCTATCGCAAGACATACGGTTCTCTTGAACAGGAATAA